Proteins from a single region of Catenulispora acidiphila DSM 44928:
- a CDS encoding response regulator transcription factor, translated as MPSLLLVEDDAAIRTALQLALTRQGHQVAVAASGEEALATYKTVRPDLIVLDVMLPGVDGFEVCRQIRRTEQLPIILLTARSDDIDVVVGLESGADDYVVKPVQPRVLDARIRAVLRRGERETSDVAVYGDLTVDRSAMTVSKHGTAIPLTPTELKLVMELSRHAGQALSRQQLLRLVWEHDYLGDSRLVDACVQRLRAKVEDVPAEPTLIKTVRGVGYRLDPPR; from the coding sequence ATGCCCTCCCTGCTCCTGGTCGAAGACGACGCCGCCATCCGCACGGCGCTCCAGCTCGCGCTGACCCGCCAGGGCCACCAGGTCGCCGTCGCCGCCAGCGGCGAGGAGGCGCTGGCCACCTACAAGACCGTGCGTCCGGACCTGATCGTCCTGGACGTGATGCTGCCCGGCGTGGACGGCTTCGAGGTCTGCCGCCAGATCCGCCGGACCGAACAGCTGCCGATCATCCTGCTCACGGCCCGCAGCGACGACATCGACGTGGTCGTCGGGCTGGAGTCCGGCGCCGACGACTACGTCGTGAAACCGGTCCAGCCGCGCGTCCTGGACGCCCGCATCCGCGCGGTCCTGCGCCGCGGCGAGCGCGAGACCAGCGACGTCGCGGTCTACGGCGACCTGACCGTGGACCGCTCGGCGATGACGGTGAGCAAGCACGGCACCGCGATCCCGCTGACCCCGACGGAGCTGAAGCTGGTGATGGAGCTGTCCCGGCACGCCGGCCAGGCGCTGTCCCGCCAGCAACTGCTGCGCCTGGTCTGGGAGCACGACTACCTCGGCGACTCCCGCCTGGTCGATGCCTGCGTCCAGCGGCTGCGCGCGAAGGTCGAGGACGTCCCCGCCGAACCGACGCTGATCAAGACGGTCCGCGGCGTCGGCTACCGGCTGGACCCGCCGCGATGA
- a CDS encoding SigE family RNA polymerase sigma factor: protein MTDHAPDVRGLRDDFTEYVATRRSTLLRAACQLTANPADAEDLLQEGLVKVYGAWHRIADKRVAHAYVRRTMSNHQISQWRRHRVEEYPASDELPDSAVWDLDTERVELRTVLHSALAALPHRDRQVLALRYYGSYTDSEIAERLGMSVGTVKSTLWRALRKLRENGAVRTLHADLVAA, encoded by the coding sequence ATGACAGACCATGCCCCGGACGTACGCGGCCTGCGAGACGACTTCACCGAGTACGTCGCGACGCGCCGCTCGACGCTGCTGCGCGCGGCCTGCCAGCTCACCGCCAACCCCGCCGACGCCGAGGACCTGCTGCAGGAAGGCCTGGTCAAGGTGTACGGGGCGTGGCACCGCATCGCCGACAAGCGAGTGGCCCACGCCTATGTGCGGCGCACGATGTCCAACCACCAGATCTCGCAGTGGCGGCGGCACCGCGTCGAGGAGTACCCGGCCTCCGACGAACTGCCGGACTCCGCGGTGTGGGATCTGGACACCGAGCGTGTCGAGCTGCGCACCGTCCTGCACAGCGCGCTGGCGGCGTTGCCGCATCGTGACCGGCAGGTGCTGGCGCTGCGTTACTACGGTTCCTACACCGATTCGGAGATCGCCGAGCGGCTCGGGATGTCGGTCGGCACAGTGAAGTCCACCTTGTGGCGCGCGTTGAGGAAACTGCGCGAGAACGGCGCTGTGCGGACTTTGCACGCGGATCTCGTGGCGGCCTGA
- a CDS encoding aldehyde dehydrogenase family protein, whose protein sequence is MSETKKKTAKTAKAVKPVKAVKAASAPKAVTAATAAKASQDVPEETAAPATTPAAPRSSVRKTYKLYIGGAFPRSESGRSYAVAASTGEFIANAAQASRKDARDAVRAARAAQPGWSKATAYNRGQILYRIAEMLEERRDQFAQQIAGVEGGSLETAYAQVDAAVDRWVWYAGWSDKLSQVLGAANPVAGPYWNISSPEPTGVVALLAPAAPTLLGLTSVIAPAIVGGNAVVVVAPDASAVPAVTLGEVMATSDLPGGVVNILTGGTAELAPWLASHLDVNALDLAGVPAGSELARDLEIAAAENLKRVVRPTAGYDWSADPGLSRVKPFLETKTVWHPIGI, encoded by the coding sequence ATGTCTGAGACCAAGAAGAAGACCGCGAAGACCGCTAAGGCTGTGAAGCCGGTGAAGGCTGTGAAGGCGGCGAGCGCGCCCAAGGCCGTCACGGCTGCCACGGCTGCCAAGGCATCGCAGGACGTTCCGGAAGAGACAGCGGCACCGGCGACCACACCCGCAGCGCCGCGTTCCTCGGTCCGCAAGACCTACAAGCTCTACATCGGCGGCGCCTTCCCGCGTTCGGAGAGTGGACGGAGCTACGCCGTGGCGGCGAGCACTGGTGAGTTCATCGCCAACGCGGCGCAGGCCTCCCGCAAGGACGCGCGCGACGCCGTGCGCGCCGCCCGCGCGGCGCAGCCCGGCTGGTCCAAGGCGACCGCCTACAACCGCGGGCAGATCCTCTACCGGATCGCGGAGATGCTCGAGGAGCGCCGCGACCAGTTCGCGCAGCAGATCGCCGGCGTCGAGGGCGGCTCGCTGGAGACGGCCTACGCGCAAGTGGACGCCGCGGTGGACCGCTGGGTCTGGTACGCGGGCTGGTCGGACAAGCTCTCGCAGGTGCTCGGCGCGGCGAACCCGGTCGCCGGACCCTACTGGAACATCTCCTCGCCGGAGCCGACCGGCGTGGTGGCGCTGCTCGCCCCCGCCGCGCCGACGCTGCTCGGGCTGACGTCCGTGATCGCCCCGGCGATCGTCGGCGGCAACGCGGTCGTGGTGGTGGCGCCGGATGCCTCGGCGGTGCCCGCGGTCACCCTCGGCGAGGTCATGGCGACCTCCGACCTGCCCGGCGGCGTCGTCAACATCCTGACCGGCGGCACCGCCGAGCTGGCGCCCTGGCTCGCCTCGCACCTGGACGTGAACGCCCTGGACCTGGCCGGCGTCCCGGCGGGCTCGGAGCTGGCGCGGGACCTGGAGATCGCGGCCGCGGAGAACCTGAAGCGGGTCGTGCGGCCGACGGCGGGCTACGACTGGAGCGCGGACCCGGGGCTGTCGCGGGTGAAGCCGTTCCTGGAGACCAAGACCGTCTGGCACCCGATCGGGATCTGA
- a CDS encoding aldehyde dehydrogenase family protein, producing the protein MFDYAPAPESRSVVDLKPSYGLFVDGAFVEGSGGAFKSVNPATEEVLAEVAMADAADVDRAVAAARRAYDEVWSRMPGAERAKYIFRIARIIQERARELAVLESLDNGKPIRESRDVDIPLAAAHFFYYAGWADKLGHANLGPNPRPLGVAGQVIPWNFPLLMLAWKVAPALAAGNTVVLKPAETTPLTALLFAEICQQADLPPGVVNILTGAGATGAALVSHPGVDKVAFTGSTEVGRMIAKQVAGTSKKVTLELGGKAANLVFDDAPLEQAIEGIVDGIFFNQGHVCCAGSRLLVQESVAEEVVDRLRERMKTLRVGDPLDKNTDIGAINSAEQLARIRTLTEAGEAEGATRWAPPCELPERGFFFAPTIFTGVSQAHRIAREEIFGPVLSVLTFRTPAEAVEKANNTAYGLSAGVWTDKGSRILWLAQRMRAGVVWANTFNRFDPTSPFGGYKESGYGREGGRHGLEAYLDV; encoded by the coding sequence ATCTTTGACTACGCTCCCGCGCCGGAATCCCGTTCGGTCGTCGACCTGAAGCCCTCCTACGGGCTCTTCGTGGACGGCGCGTTCGTCGAGGGCTCCGGCGGCGCCTTCAAGTCGGTCAACCCGGCCACCGAGGAGGTGCTGGCCGAGGTCGCGATGGCCGACGCCGCCGACGTGGACCGCGCCGTGGCGGCCGCGCGCCGCGCCTACGACGAGGTCTGGTCGCGTATGCCGGGCGCCGAGCGCGCCAAGTACATCTTCCGCATCGCCCGCATCATCCAGGAGCGGGCTCGCGAGCTGGCGGTCCTGGAGTCCCTGGACAACGGCAAGCCGATCCGGGAGTCGCGCGACGTCGACATCCCCTTGGCCGCCGCGCACTTCTTCTACTACGCGGGCTGGGCCGACAAGCTCGGCCACGCGAACCTCGGACCGAATCCCAGGCCGCTCGGCGTCGCCGGCCAGGTCATCCCGTGGAACTTCCCGCTGCTGATGCTGGCGTGGAAGGTCGCGCCGGCGCTGGCGGCCGGCAACACCGTCGTGCTCAAGCCCGCGGAGACCACGCCGCTGACGGCGTTGCTGTTCGCGGAGATCTGCCAGCAGGCGGACCTGCCGCCGGGGGTGGTGAACATCCTGACCGGCGCCGGGGCGACCGGCGCGGCCCTGGTCTCGCACCCGGGCGTGGACAAGGTCGCCTTCACCGGCTCCACCGAGGTCGGGCGGATGATCGCCAAGCAGGTCGCCGGGACCTCCAAGAAGGTGACGCTGGAACTCGGCGGCAAGGCGGCGAACCTGGTCTTCGACGACGCCCCGCTGGAGCAGGCGATCGAGGGCATCGTCGACGGGATCTTCTTCAACCAGGGGCACGTCTGCTGCGCCGGGTCCCGGCTGCTGGTGCAGGAGTCGGTGGCCGAGGAGGTCGTGGACCGGCTGCGCGAGCGGATGAAGACGCTGCGCGTCGGCGACCCGCTGGACAAGAACACCGACATCGGCGCCATCAACTCCGCCGAGCAGCTGGCCCGGATCCGGACCCTGACCGAGGCCGGCGAGGCCGAGGGCGCGACCCGCTGGGCGCCGCCGTGCGAACTGCCCGAGCGCGGGTTCTTCTTCGCCCCGACCATCTTCACCGGCGTCTCCCAGGCGCACCGGATCGCCCGCGAGGAGATCTTCGGGCCGGTGCTGTCGGTCCTGACGTTCCGGACCCCGGCCGAGGCCGTGGAGAAGGCCAACAACACCGCCTACGGCCTGTCCGCCGGCGTGTGGACGGACAAGGGTTCGCGGATCCTGTGGCTGGCGCAGCGGATGCGGGCCGGCGTGGTGTGGGCGAACACGTTCAACCGCTTCGACCCCACCTCGCCCTTCGGCGGCTACAAGGAGTCCGGGTACGGCCGCGAGGGCGGGCGCCACGGTCTGGAGGCTTACCTCGATGTCTGA
- the deoC gene encoding deoxyribose-phosphate aldolase, translating to MTAQLALDDAGLRRLLHGLPPVDQVGADARAAKLGTRSIKTTAKAQALDLAVRMVDLTTLEGADTPGKVRALCAKGKHPEPDQPDCPSVAAICVYGDMVDTAKAALAGSGVKVAAVATAFPSGRAPLAVKLADTAAAVEAGADEIDMVIDRGAFLAGRYAAVAEEIAAVKAACQTGGHDAHLKVILETGELATYDNVMRASWLAMLSGADFIKTSTGKVSPAATLPVTLLMLEAVRDFRAQTGRQVGVKPAGGIRTAKDAIKYLVTVNETAGPDWLDPDWFRFGASSLLNDLLLQRRKLATGVYSGPDYVTVD from the coding sequence GTGACCGCACAACTCGCCCTCGACGACGCGGGCCTGCGCCGCCTCCTCCACGGTCTGCCGCCCGTGGACCAGGTGGGCGCCGACGCCCGCGCCGCCAAGCTGGGAACCCGATCCATCAAGACCACCGCGAAGGCGCAGGCGCTCGACCTCGCCGTGCGGATGGTCGACCTGACCACGCTGGAGGGCGCCGACACCCCGGGCAAGGTCCGGGCGTTGTGCGCGAAGGGCAAGCACCCGGAGCCCGACCAGCCCGACTGCCCGAGCGTGGCGGCCATCTGTGTCTACGGCGACATGGTGGACACGGCGAAGGCCGCGCTGGCCGGCTCCGGCGTCAAGGTCGCCGCCGTGGCCACGGCGTTCCCGAGCGGACGCGCGCCGCTGGCTGTGAAGCTGGCCGACACCGCCGCCGCGGTCGAGGCCGGCGCCGACGAGATCGACATGGTGATCGACCGCGGTGCCTTCCTGGCCGGCCGGTACGCCGCCGTGGCCGAGGAGATCGCCGCGGTGAAGGCCGCGTGCCAGACCGGCGGGCACGACGCGCACCTGAAGGTGATCCTGGAGACCGGCGAGCTGGCCACCTACGACAACGTCATGCGGGCCTCCTGGCTGGCGATGCTGTCCGGCGCCGACTTCATCAAGACTTCCACCGGCAAGGTGAGCCCGGCGGCCACGCTGCCGGTGACGCTGCTGATGCTGGAGGCGGTGCGCGACTTCCGCGCGCAGACCGGGCGGCAGGTCGGCGTGAAGCCGGCCGGCGGCATCCGGACCGCCAAGGACGCCATCAAGTACCTGGTGACGGTGAACGAGACCGCGGGCCCGGACTGGCTGGACCCGGACTGGTTCCGCTTCGGCGCCTCCAGCCTGCTCAACGACCTGCTGCTGCAGCGCCGCAAGCTCGCCACCGGCGTGTACTCCGGCCCCGACTACGTGACGGTGGACTGA
- a CDS encoding TetR/AcrR family transcriptional regulator: MVVWERPEPPERPAPTALSRERIVRAAIRLADADGLGAVSLRKVAAALDVGPMRLYGYIDTKEELLDLMVDAVYGEIRSDGDTWRDVLRSHAESTRRAVHRHEWFADLIGGRPQLGPQALTSGDAVVAGLGAVDVDAVMPVVGAVNAYVIGAVRREIAERRAERATGMDIEQWQATSGPYLTRTFATGRFPALAAVVRDATHWDADQTFAFGLDFLLDGIAARVFS; encoded by the coding sequence ATGGTGGTGTGGGAGAGGCCGGAACCGCCGGAGCGGCCGGCGCCGACCGCTCTGAGCCGGGAGCGCATCGTGCGGGCCGCGATCCGTCTCGCCGACGCCGACGGCTTGGGCGCGGTCTCGCTGCGCAAGGTAGCCGCCGCGCTGGACGTCGGGCCGATGCGGCTGTACGGCTACATCGACACCAAGGAAGAGCTGCTCGACCTGATGGTCGACGCCGTCTACGGCGAGATCCGGTCCGACGGCGACACCTGGCGGGACGTGCTGCGCTCGCATGCCGAGAGCACGCGGCGGGCCGTCCACCGGCACGAGTGGTTCGCCGACCTGATCGGCGGCCGGCCGCAGCTCGGTCCGCAGGCCCTGACCAGCGGCGACGCCGTGGTCGCCGGGCTGGGCGCGGTCGACGTGGACGCCGTGATGCCGGTGGTCGGCGCGGTCAACGCCTACGTGATCGGCGCTGTCCGCCGCGAGATCGCCGAGCGCCGGGCCGAGCGCGCCACCGGCATGGACATCGAGCAGTGGCAGGCCACCTCAGGGCCCTACCTGACGCGCACGTTCGCGACGGGCCGGTTCCCCGCACTGGCGGCGGTGGTGCGTGACGCGACGCACTGGGACGCCGACCAGACCTTCGCCTTCGGGCTGGACTTCCTGCTCGACGGCATCGCGGCGCGCGTCTTCAGCTGA
- a CDS encoding FAD-dependent oxidoreductase gives MTIAIIGAGLGGLALARVLHVNGIEAVVYERESSRAARGQGGMLDIHSGTGQRALREAGLIDQFHAIARGEGQDMRLLEPDGTLLWQEDTPDDAPLARPEVDRADLRGMLLDSLPDGTVRWGRAFASAEDGMVRFADGSSAPYDLLVGADGAESRVRALLTDARPAHTGQNIVELGIPDIDRTHPDLAAMVGRGNYWVLGDGQSLGAQRNGDGRVRVYASFHPTPADWFATSGIPFDDPAAARERLLELFSGWHAKFRALIAACDDTVQPRPLTTLPVGLTWPSKPGITLLGDAAHLMPPVGQGANMALLDGALLALALASHPDDFSAAVKDYETEMFERSAKVGQMSARMQEMVTAPDAARRMLAFFQPG, from the coding sequence GTGACCATCGCCATCATCGGAGCCGGCTTGGGCGGCCTCGCCCTGGCCCGCGTGCTGCACGTCAACGGCATCGAAGCCGTCGTCTACGAACGCGAGTCCTCCCGCGCCGCGCGCGGGCAGGGCGGCATGCTCGACATCCACAGCGGGACCGGGCAGCGCGCGCTGCGCGAGGCCGGTTTGATCGATCAGTTCCACGCGATAGCGCGCGGCGAAGGCCAGGACATGCGCCTGCTGGAGCCGGACGGCACGCTGCTGTGGCAGGAGGACACCCCCGACGACGCCCCGCTCGCGCGGCCCGAGGTCGACCGCGCCGACCTGCGGGGCATGCTGCTGGACTCGCTCCCCGACGGCACGGTGCGCTGGGGGCGCGCGTTCGCCTCCGCCGAGGACGGCATGGTGCGCTTCGCCGACGGCAGCAGCGCGCCCTACGACCTGCTGGTCGGCGCCGACGGCGCGGAGTCCCGGGTCCGCGCGCTGCTCACCGACGCCCGGCCGGCGCACACCGGCCAGAACATCGTCGAGCTCGGCATCCCCGACATCGACCGCACGCACCCTGATCTCGCGGCGATGGTCGGGCGCGGCAACTACTGGGTGCTCGGCGACGGGCAGTCCCTGGGGGCGCAGCGCAACGGCGACGGCCGCGTGCGGGTCTACGCCAGCTTCCACCCCACCCCCGCGGACTGGTTCGCGACCAGCGGGATCCCGTTCGACGACCCGGCTGCCGCCCGCGAGCGGCTGCTCGAGCTGTTCAGCGGATGGCACGCGAAATTCAGGGCCCTGATCGCAGCCTGCGACGACACCGTCCAGCCGCGGCCGCTCACCACGCTTCCGGTCGGCCTGACCTGGCCGTCGAAGCCCGGCATCACGCTGCTCGGCGACGCCGCGCACCTGATGCCGCCGGTGGGGCAGGGCGCCAACATGGCGCTGCTCGACGGCGCGCTGCTCGCCTTGGCGTTGGCTTCGCACCCGGACGATTTCTCGGCTGCGGTCAAGGACTACGAGACCGAGATGTTCGAACGCTCCGCCAAGGTCGGGCAGATGTCCGCGCGGATGCAGGAGATGGTGACGGCTCCGGACGCGGCGCGGAGGATGCTCGCGTTCTTCCAACCCGGCTGA
- a CDS encoding phospho-sugar mutase, giving the protein MTQSTDHSTTTGTAISEALFAAARAWLAEDPDPATRTELSDLLEAAESGDSVAYGYLEDRFDGRLQFGTAGLRGELGAGPNRMNRVTVLRAAAGLAAFVTEEHGTGQVVAIGYDARHNSRRFAEDTAEVMLGAGHRPYLMPRELPTPMLAYSVLALGAKAGVMVTASHNPARDNGYKVYLGDGSQITTPNDTLIAAKIDAVGALADVPRGAVEDVEAVPEDVIEAYIARSAQLLPDAPNLDLTYVYTAMHGVGFELFRRVLTNAGFREPISVPEQQKPDPDFPTVSFPNPEEPGALDLAFALAAEHGADVIIANDPDADRMALAVPDKAAPSGWRRLSGDDVGLLLGHYLATTGRRGTFATSIVSSEGLAAIAADAAVDYARTLTGFKWLSKVPDLAFGYEEAIGYCVDPSHVRDKDGITAALTTAVMVAALKADGRTLLDYLAEVDRITGNLVTTQLSIRSNDPDQIQTMMRTLRQNPPSDLGGVPVTEVGDLSADGKPLPPEQGLRLALDGGWIAVRPSGTEPKLKCYIELGDRAAADRAPVVERIAAVRAELDEWFGQFA; this is encoded by the coding sequence ATGACGCAGAGCACCGACCACAGCACCACTACGGGCACCGCGATCAGCGAAGCGCTGTTCGCCGCCGCCCGCGCCTGGCTCGCCGAGGACCCGGACCCGGCGACCCGCACCGAGCTGAGCGACCTGCTCGAGGCGGCCGAGTCCGGCGACTCGGTGGCCTACGGCTACCTGGAGGACCGCTTCGACGGCCGTCTGCAGTTCGGCACCGCCGGGCTGCGGGGCGAACTCGGCGCGGGCCCGAACCGGATGAACCGCGTGACGGTGCTGCGCGCCGCCGCCGGGCTCGCCGCGTTCGTGACCGAGGAGCACGGCACCGGCCAGGTCGTGGCGATCGGCTACGACGCCCGGCACAACTCCCGGCGCTTCGCCGAGGACACCGCCGAGGTCATGCTCGGCGCCGGGCACCGGCCCTACCTGATGCCGCGCGAGCTGCCGACGCCGATGCTCGCCTACAGCGTGCTCGCGCTCGGCGCCAAGGCCGGCGTGATGGTCACCGCGAGCCACAATCCGGCGCGGGACAACGGCTACAAGGTCTACCTCGGCGACGGCTCGCAGATCACGACGCCGAACGACACCCTGATCGCCGCGAAGATCGACGCGGTCGGGGCGCTGGCGGACGTGCCGCGCGGCGCGGTCGAGGACGTCGAGGCCGTGCCGGAGGACGTGATCGAGGCCTACATCGCACGCTCCGCGCAGCTGCTGCCGGACGCTCCGAACCTGGACCTCACCTACGTCTACACCGCCATGCACGGCGTCGGCTTCGAGCTGTTCCGCAGGGTCCTGACGAACGCCGGATTCCGCGAGCCGATCAGCGTTCCCGAGCAGCAGAAGCCGGATCCGGACTTCCCGACGGTCTCCTTCCCGAACCCGGAGGAGCCCGGCGCGCTGGACCTGGCGTTCGCCCTCGCGGCGGAGCACGGCGCGGACGTCATCATCGCCAACGACCCCGACGCCGACCGCATGGCGCTGGCGGTCCCGGACAAGGCGGCGCCGAGCGGCTGGCGACGGCTGTCCGGGGACGACGTCGGACTGCTGCTCGGCCACTACCTGGCGACCACGGGACGCCGCGGAACCTTCGCGACCTCCATCGTCTCCTCCGAAGGCCTGGCCGCGATCGCCGCCGACGCAGCGGTCGACTACGCCAGGACCCTGACCGGCTTCAAGTGGCTGTCCAAGGTCCCGGACCTCGCCTTCGGCTACGAGGAGGCGATCGGCTACTGCGTCGACCCCTCGCACGTGAGGGACAAGGACGGCATCACCGCCGCGCTGACCACCGCGGTGATGGTCGCCGCCCTGAAGGCGGACGGCCGGACGCTGCTGGACTACCTCGCCGAGGTCGACCGGATCACCGGCAACCTGGTCACCACGCAGCTGTCGATCCGCAGCAACGACCCCGACCAGATCCAGACCATGATGCGCACGCTGCGCCAGAACCCGCCGAGCGACCTCGGCGGCGTCCCGGTCACCGAGGTCGGCGATCTGTCCGCCGACGGCAAGCCGCTCCCGCCGGAGCAGGGTCTGCGACTGGCGCTGGACGGCGGCTGGATCGCGGTGCGGCCGAGCGGGACCGAGCCGAAGCTCAAGTGCTACATCGAGCTCGGCGACCGCGCGGCGGCGGACCGGGCGCCGGTGGTGGAGCGGATCGCGGCGGTGCGCGCCGAGCTGGACGAGTGGTTCGGGCAGTTCGCTTAG
- a CDS encoding purine-nucleoside phosphorylase, whose translation MTNSSDAFQDPYALAESAAGRLSELTGRHDVAVVMGSGWAEAADALGTLDWESPVDALPGFAASTVVGHAGKVASVTVGGNKVLVFLGRTHLYEGRGVASVVHGVRTAVANGVKTVVLTNGCGGLRADMHAGQPVLISDHLNLQSESPIVGARFVDLTDLYSERLRVLARTVDPSLAEGVYLALRGPHFETPAEIRMFRGWGADLVGMSTALEAIAAREAGAEVMGISLVTNLAAGMTGEPLSHTEVMETGAASAASLGTLLQGIVEKI comes from the coding sequence GTGACGAACAGTTCAGACGCTTTCCAGGATCCCTACGCGCTGGCCGAGTCGGCTGCCGGCAGGTTGAGCGAGCTTACGGGGCGGCATGATGTCGCCGTGGTCATGGGCTCCGGGTGGGCCGAGGCCGCTGATGCGCTGGGGACGTTGGACTGGGAGTCGCCGGTTGATGCGCTGCCCGGGTTCGCGGCTTCCACGGTTGTCGGGCATGCGGGCAAGGTGGCGTCGGTGACGGTCGGCGGTAACAAGGTGCTGGTGTTCCTTGGGCGCACGCATCTGTACGAGGGTCGTGGTGTCGCCTCTGTGGTGCACGGTGTGCGGACCGCGGTGGCCAATGGGGTGAAGACCGTCGTGCTCACCAATGGGTGCGGCGGGCTGCGGGCCGACATGCACGCCGGGCAGCCGGTGCTGATCAGCGACCACCTGAACCTGCAGAGTGAGTCCCCGATCGTCGGCGCGCGGTTCGTGGACCTCACCGATCTGTACTCCGAACGGCTGCGCGTCCTGGCCCGCACGGTCGATCCGTCGCTGGCCGAGGGCGTCTACCTGGCGCTGCGCGGGCCGCATTTCGAGACGCCGGCTGAGATCCGGATGTTCCGCGGGTGGGGCGCCGACCTGGTCGGCATGTCCACGGCGCTGGAGGCGATCGCGGCGCGCGAGGCTGGCGCCGAGGTCATGGGTATCTCCCTGGTGACGAACCTCGCCGCCGGCATGACCGGCGAGCCGCTGTCGCACACCGAGGTCATGGAGACCGGCGCGGCGTCGGCGGCGTCTCTGGGGACGTTGCTGCAGGGCATCGTCGAGAAGATCTGA
- a CDS encoding MFS transporter, with protein sequence MSNPAQDFAADAPSISQVAESQSLKETFRESLTVLRVSQFRLVLFERLLSTSATGISSVALSFAVLEVTRSAAHPDGNAAAVSFVLAAQLAPMLVFTLVGGVLADRFRPQRVMMAANFAAAAGEGLAALMMFTHAANTWNLLVAAVLMGTGGALFYPSSQSLIPRLVHEEKMQAASSLSRLAQSSTLMIGAALGGVLVSVFGPGWAMGLDAGLLLIGTLPLFRITVTALERVAEKAPGMVHELREGWVEVRSRTWLWAVIACYAAVLAGWFGGFLVLGPEVAKARLGGAGAWATIVSCDGLGILLGGVAGLVYQVKRPMFVGTILTFTFALPPVVMGLGGPLWAISVVSVVAGFSGEYFMILWTVALTRHIPQDKLARVYSYDALGSLSASPLGDLIAGPASNAVGTKAVQLGAGGVIIAATGLTFMSSQVRHLRADAPVISALPAPLGEEPAPGFAAV encoded by the coding sequence GTGAGCAACCCCGCCCAGGACTTCGCGGCGGACGCGCCCTCAATCAGCCAGGTAGCGGAATCGCAGTCTCTGAAGGAGACCTTCCGCGAATCCCTCACCGTTCTGCGCGTCAGCCAGTTCCGGCTGGTGTTGTTCGAACGCCTGCTGTCCACCTCGGCGACCGGCATCTCGTCCGTCGCGCTGTCCTTCGCCGTGCTCGAGGTCACCCGCTCCGCCGCGCACCCCGACGGGAACGCCGCCGCGGTCTCCTTCGTGCTGGCCGCGCAGCTGGCGCCGATGCTGGTGTTCACGCTGGTCGGCGGGGTGCTGGCGGACCGGTTCCGGCCGCAGCGGGTGATGATGGCCGCCAACTTCGCCGCCGCCGCGGGCGAGGGTCTGGCCGCGCTGATGATGTTCACGCACGCCGCGAACACTTGGAACCTGCTGGTCGCCGCGGTGCTCATGGGGACCGGCGGCGCACTGTTCTATCCCTCCTCCCAGTCGCTGATACCACGACTGGTGCACGAGGAGAAGATGCAGGCCGCGTCCTCGCTCTCCCGGCTGGCACAGTCCTCGACGCTGATGATCGGCGCCGCGCTCGGCGGCGTGCTGGTCTCCGTCTTCGGACCGGGCTGGGCCATGGGCCTGGACGCCGGGCTGCTCCTGATCGGCACGCTGCCGCTGTTCCGCATCACCGTCACCGCCCTGGAGCGAGTCGCCGAGAAGGCGCCCGGCATGGTGCACGAGCTGCGCGAGGGCTGGGTCGAGGTGCGCTCCCGCACCTGGCTGTGGGCGGTCATCGCCTGCTACGCCGCAGTCCTGGCCGGCTGGTTCGGCGGCTTCCTGGTGCTCGGCCCGGAGGTGGCCAAGGCCCGCCTCGGCGGCGCCGGCGCGTGGGCGACCATCGTCAGCTGCGACGGCCTGGGCATCCTGCTCGGCGGCGTCGCCGGCCTGGTCTACCAGGTGAAGCGCCCGATGTTCGTCGGCACCATCCTCACCTTCACCTTCGCCCTCCCACCCGTGGTGATGGGCCTCGGCGGGCCGCTGTGGGCGATCTCCGTGGTGTCGGTGGTGGCAGGCTTCTCCGGCGAGTACTTCATGATCCTGTGGACCGTGGCCCTGACCCGCCACATCCCGCAGGACAAGCTGGCCCGCGTCTACTCCTACGACGCCCTGGGCTCCCTGAGCGCCTCCCCCCTCGGCGACCTGATCGCCGGCCCAGCCTCCAACGCGGTCGGCACCAAGGCGGTCCAACTCGGCGCCGGCGGAGTGATCATCGCAGCGACCGGACTGACCTTCATGTCCTCCCAGGTCCGCCACCTGCGCGCCGACGCCCCGGTGATCTCGGCCCTGCCCGCGCCGCTCGGCGAGGAGCCCGCTCCGGGGTTCGCGGCGGTCTGA